In a genomic window of Phyllostomus discolor isolate MPI-MPIP mPhyDis1 chromosome 5, mPhyDis1.pri.v3, whole genome shotgun sequence:
- the TM2D1 gene encoding TM2 domain-containing protein 1 isoform X1, whose protein sequence is MAAACPLGQAAETVAVQLLGFLWFVSVTTGPWGAAAAGGEEPLKCEDLKVGQYICKGPKINDATQEPVNCTNYTAHAPCFPAPNITCKDFSGNETHFTGNEVGFFKPISCRNVNGYSYKVAVALSLFLGWLGADRFYLGYPALGLLKFCTVGFCGIGSLIDFILISMQIVGPSDGSSYIIDYYGTRLIRLSITNETFRKTQLYP, encoded by the exons ATGGCGGCCGCCTGCCCTTTAGGTCAGGCTGCTGAAACAGTGGCCGTCCAGCTGCTGGGTTTCCTGTGGTTCGTGTCAGTCACCACGGGACCCTGGGGAGCTGCCGCCGCCGGGGGCGAGGAGCCGCTTAAGTGCGAGGACCTCAAAGTGGGACA atatatttgtaaaggTCCAAAAATAAATGATGCTACACAAGAACCAGTTAACTGTACAAACTATACAGCTCAtg cTCCATGTTTTCCAGCACCTAACATAACTTGTAAGGATTTCAGTGGCAATGAAACACATTTTACTGGAAACGAAGTTGGTTTTTTCAAGCCTATATCTTGCCGAAATGT AAATGGCTATTCATATAAAGTGGCTGTTGcactgtctctttttcttggaTGGTTGGGAGCAGATCGATTTTACCTTGGATACCCTGCCTTGG gttTGTTAAAGTTTTGCACTGTGGGGTTTTGCGGAATTGGGAGCCTAattgatttcattcttatttcaaTGCAG attGTTGGGCCTTCAGATGGAAGCAGTTACATTATAGATTATTATGGAACCAGACTTATACGACTGAGTATCACCAATGAGACATTTAGAAAAACACAGTTgtatccataa
- the TM2D1 gene encoding TM2 domain-containing protein 1 isoform X2, translating to MAAACPLGQAAETVAVQLLGFLWFVSVTTGPWGAAAAGGEEPLKCEDLKVGQYPLCGASPWGRAPCFPAPNITCKDFSGNETHFTGNEVGFFKPISCRNVNGYSYKVAVALSLFLGWLGADRFYLGYPALGLLKFCTVGFCGIGSLIDFILISMQIVGPSDGSSYIIDYYGTRLIRLSITNETFRKTQLYP from the exons ATGGCGGCCGCCTGCCCTTTAGGTCAGGCTGCTGAAACAGTGGCCGTCCAGCTGCTGGGTTTCCTGTGGTTCGTGTCAGTCACCACGGGACCCTGGGGAGCTGCCGCCGCCGGGGGCGAGGAGCCGCTTAAGTGCGAGGACCTCAAAGTGGGACAATATCCTCTGTGTGGCGCTTCCCCTTGGGGGCGAG cTCCATGTTTTCCAGCACCTAACATAACTTGTAAGGATTTCAGTGGCAATGAAACACATTTTACTGGAAACGAAGTTGGTTTTTTCAAGCCTATATCTTGCCGAAATGT AAATGGCTATTCATATAAAGTGGCTGTTGcactgtctctttttcttggaTGGTTGGGAGCAGATCGATTTTACCTTGGATACCCTGCCTTGG gttTGTTAAAGTTTTGCACTGTGGGGTTTTGCGGAATTGGGAGCCTAattgatttcattcttatttcaaTGCAG attGTTGGGCCTTCAGATGGAAGCAGTTACATTATAGATTATTATGGAACCAGACTTATACGACTGAGTATCACCAATGAGACATTTAGAAAAACACAGTTgtatccataa